A stretch of the Harpia harpyja isolate bHarHar1 chromosome 5, bHarHar1 primary haplotype, whole genome shotgun sequence genome encodes the following:
- the LYPLA1 gene encoding acyl-protein thioesterase 1, with protein sequence MCGNNMSAPLPAIVPAARKATAAVIFLHGLGDTGHGWSEALAGIKSPHVKYICPHAPVMPVSLNMNMAMPSWFDIIGLSPDSQEDEVGIKQAAENVKALIDQEVKNGIPSNRIILGGFSQGGALSLYTALTTQQKLAGVVALSCWLPLRASFPQGPISGVNKEIAVLQCHGDCDPLVPLMFGSLTVEKLKSMINPANITFRTYSGMMHSSCIEEMMDVKHFIDKHLPPVD encoded by the exons ATGTGCGGCAACAACATGTCGGCGCCGCTCCCCGCCATCGTCCCGGCCGCCAGGAAGGCGACCGCTGCC gtCATTTTTCTTCATGGATTGGGAGATACCGG GCATGGATGGTCGGAAGCGCTTGCAGGTATCAAAAGCCCTCATGTAAAATACATTTGCCCACATGC GCCAGTTATGCCAGTTTCTTTGAACATGAACATGGCTATGCCATCATG GTTTGATATCATTGGACTTTCTCCAGATTCACAAGAAGATGAAGTTGGGATCAAGCAGGCAGCGGAGAATG TTAAAGCACTGATAGATCAAGAAGTAAAAAATGGAATTCCTTCTAATCGAATTATTTTGGGAGGCTTTTCTCAG GGAGGTGCTTTATCATTGTATACAGCTCTTACAACACAACAAAAATTAGCAGGTGTTGTAGCCCTCAGCTGTTGGCTTCCTCTACGGGCTTCTTTTCCTcag GGCCCTATCAGTGGCGTCAACAAGGAGATTGCTGTTCTTCAGTGCCATGGAGACTGTGACCCATTGGTTCCTTTAATGTTTGGTTCTCTCACTGTTGAGAAGCTAAAGAGTATGATAAATCCAGCCAACATAACCTTCAGGACTTACTCTGGCATGATGCATAGCTCATGTATTGAG GAGATGATGGATGTAAAACACTTCATAGACAAACATCTACCTCCCGTAGACTGA